One genomic window of Corticium candelabrum chromosome 21, ooCorCand1.1, whole genome shotgun sequence includes the following:
- the LOC134196581 gene encoding uncharacterized protein LOC134196581 isoform X1, with the protein MDVETTRRQRMAERRKARIQEVRRQEKQLASLVRENYQQSFEREREIIAAHLKADHLQGEEMKYQAAKQAYQQALVDLGRSHNLAILTNIEQANSGRIRKLMEGRKRAEERHAIALENLRKQRQQANQSEQEKCQRRKKVQLVENMRSMKVTAKPPPPQDIILNLAVGRGRRVRLTNVEGYSATYYHLNGERAHKETPDKQGNAFVAADQVEDLVNQKKEATAREQQERDEKARLRHHHACKEMRLKRDYSEMMDELAVLERGDRLHRQKMLQRLPKRVFVPPHRRMEEAAEMQREMERAFEEIAIQEECSSELNRSLDGQRQSPVLFVGPSAAVTSAAKPSVESTTEPDSSKEKPSDHETEGDTPAEIETPTSSKLEGTSDQDYNPMQKLLERVKAQRQAWTNYYQQRRTATSIPTTSSESSVNENEEKEEEDMVEEKDEEEVETEEQDDDDDGEQHTEETEEEEDMLTTACEEDDDKHELSVDYSKGQFASLAMPKKELCSNHTEGLALDNAVQPVFVKHEDVVMKSVTTDRAKSDGSNQHVPVSLSVESVDKEIDLQSVSYISPDDLLQHIHKQRKQYEDQRALMMSQYTFITDPSSRLDKSSTGTTEVLSSSCQEFPVLSHHNIPLVSVAGSVSQGDYLSISSAMSCSPMSREVTATLPLHMTSLYDSHVVAAPVVKHSPLQEHSVDGDSISHSIDGSLKTMSTGDQQAINTHLYDCNGVTTLSTLAKVSSGELPDLPCYKQCGEEKNVDVRFAGEEGQQLSHAGQLTSGTESQSALSSFALDQRSSYQQFSQEQELVALSSSRASSLTLENASQSQSQGSAAILLDDDGLEEQVHMPPAILLPSSSCHSPLSSDRHSLFSSNSGSLIDLSRCVDIAQAFQEPQDERLVACMQETDDMWLQEEAAMDLSTVNSTRSYSCQQQPWAFYLRTGIDPPQLENSNLSSQLFSEPGSFSDHSLPDFLQGSADVFSNGQLHQSKTPREEALKRPCAYSLQTEPDLSLLQSGGRNQGMAGEHSHSLSSGSQGEDIHNLHKGVSLQEAFARRKKSFVEASQARQQQIQAKSREREKQCVKTSMGKVTSTPLRSISNSTMTKKMQKSCTSSLLTKKTPALLQDKKALQKEHSQRNRRLYEKLPEVQQKRQEESRQAFYAANQSKAKLYSQRLRVQKQKNQGRISGSIDYLGTEIN; encoded by the exons ATG GACGTCGAGACGACAAGACGCCAACGAATGGCCGAACGACGGAAAGCAAGAATACAAGAG GTTCGTCGTCAAGAAAAGCAGCTTGCATCTTTAGTTAGAGAAAACTATCAACAGAGTTTTGAACGAGAGAGGGAGATTATTGCAGCTCATCTTAAG GCCGATCATTTGCAAGGGGAAGAAATGAAGTATCAAGCAGCTAAACAAGCATATCAACAGGCTCTTGTGGATTTAGGGCGTTCACATAATTTAGCAATTCTCACTAATATT GAACAGGCAAACAGTGGCAGAATAAGGAAGCTAATGGAAGGAAGAAAAAG AGCTGAAGAAAGACATGCAATTGCTCTTGAAAAT ctTCGAAAGCAgagacaacaagcaaatcagaGTGAGCAAGAGAAATGTCAAAGAAG GAAGAAGGTACAACTTGTAGAAAATATGAGGTCAATGAAAGTGACAGCAAAACCACCACCGCCACAAGACATCATACTG AATCTTGCTGTCGGCAGAGGGCGTCGTGTACGTCTCACCAATGTTGAAGGCTACTCTGCTACATATTATCACTTGAATGGGGAAAGAGCACACAAAGAGacaccagacaaacag GGAAATGCATTTGTGGCAGCTGATCAAGTGGAAGATTTGGTGAATCAAAAGAAAGAG GCGACTgcaagagaacaacaagagAGGGATGAAAAGGCTAGGTTACGACATCACCATGCATGCAAAGAGATGAGACTGAAGAGG GATTATAGCGAAATGATGGATGAGTTGGCTGTCTTAGAACGAGGAGATCGTCTGCACAGGCAGAAAATGCTTCAGAGATTGCCT AAGAGAGTGTTTGTTCCTCCTCACAGACGGATGGAGGAAGCTGCTGAAATGCAACGAGAAATGGAGAGAGCTTTTGAAGAGATTGCTATTCAAGAAG AGTGTTCAAGTGAGCTGAATAGAAGCCTGGATGGACAAAGGCAGAGTCCTGTG CTTTTTGTTGGCCCCTCTGCTGCTGTAACCTCAGCAGCTAAACCTTCTGTTGAATCAACCACAGAACCTGACAGCAGCAAGGAAAAACCTTCTGATCATGAAACCGAGGGCGACACACCTGCTGAGATTGAAacacctactagtagtaaACTGGAAGGCACATCAGATCAAGATTACA ATCCCATGCAGAAGCTGTTGGAACGTGTTAAAGCACAGCGTCAGGCATGGACCAACTACTACCAACAGAGAAGGACAGCAACAAGTATTCCAACAACATCAAGTGAAAGTAGTGTGAATGAGAATGAGGAGAAGGAGGAAGAGGACATGGTAGAGGAAAAGGATGAAGAGGAGGTCGAGACTGAGGAAcaggatgatgatgatgatggcgAGCAACAcacagaagaaacagaggaaGAGGAGGACATGCTGACAACTGCCTGCGAAGAGGATGATGACAAACACGAACTATCAGT AGATTACTCAAAGGGGCAGTTTGCTAGTCTTGCTATGCCAAAGAAAGAACTCTGCAGCAATCACACTGAGGGTCTGGCACT TGACAATGCAGTACAGCCAGTCTTTGTGAAGCATGAGGATGTTGTAATGAAGTCAGTCACTACAGACAGGGCAAAGAGTGATGGTAGCAACCAACATGTTCCAGTCTCATTATCTGTTGAATCTGTTGATAAAGAAATTGACTTGCAGTCAGTAAGCTACATCTCACCAGATGACCTACTTCAACacatccacaagcaaagaaaacaATATGAAGATCAACGTGCTTTAATGATGTCACAATATACATTTATAACAGACCCGTCATCTAGACTTGATAAATCTTCAACAGGAACAACTGAAGTTTTATCCTCTTCTTGCCAAGAATTCCCTGTTCTCTCACATCATAACATCCCTCTTGTTTCTGTGGCCGGCTCTGTTTCGCAGGGTGATTATTTGTCTATTTCCAGTGCTATGTCTTGCTCTCCAATGTCAAGGGAAGTCACTGCAACTTTGCCACTTCATATGACATCATTGTATGACAgtcatgttgttgctgcaccTGTAGTAAAGCATTCACCCTTGCAGGAACATTCAGTGGATGGAGACAGCATCTCACACTCTATAGATGGGAGTTTAAAGACCATGTCAACAGGTGACCaacaagcaatcaatacaCATTTGTATGATTGCAATGGTGTAACTACTCTCTCAACATTAGCAAAGGTTTCCAGTGGTGAACTGCCAGATTTACCATGCTACAAGCAGTGTGGAGAAGAGAAAAATGTTGATGTGAGGTTTGCTGGTGAGGAAGGCCAGCAGTTGTCTCATGCAGGTCAATTAACTTCAGGGACTGAAAGTCAAAGTGCTCTGTCATCATTTGCATTAGATCAACGTAGTAGTTATCAGCAATTTTCTCAAGAGCAAGAGCTTGTAGCTTTATCTTCTTCTCGTGCATCGTCTCTAACATTAGAGAATGCTTCCCAATCTCAATCACAAGGTTCAGCAGCTATCTTGTTGGATGACGATGGACTAGAAGAACAGGTCCACATGCCTCCTGCTATTTTGCTGCCATCCAGTAGCTGTCATTCACCACTCAGCAGTGACAGACACTCACTATTTAGCAGCAACAGTGGCAGCCTAATTGATTTAAGTCGTTGTGTAGACATTGCTCAAGCATTTCAAGAACCACAAGATGAGAGACTTGTGGCATGTATGCAAGAAACAGATGATATGTGGCTGCAAGAAGAAGCAGCTATGGATCTATCTACAGTTAATTCAACACGAAGTTATTCTTGCCAGCAGCAACCATGGGCTTTTTACCTGAGAACAGGTATTGACCCACCTCAGTTAGAAAACAGCAATTTGAGTAGCCAATTGTTTTCTGAACCCGGATCTTTTTCTGATCATTCATTGCCTGACTTCCTTCAAGGATCTGCGGATGTCTTTTCTAATGGTCAGTTGCACCAATCCAAAACACCAAGGGAAGAGGCTTTAAAAAGACCTTGTGCATATAGTCTTCAGACAGAGCCAGACTTGTCCCTTCTTCAATCAGGTGGTAGGAATCAGGGGATGGCAGGAGAACACAGTCATTCTTTGTCGTCAGGGAGTCAAGGAGAGGACATACATAACCTGCACAAAGGAGTTTCACTGCAAGAAGCATTTGCAAGACGTAAAAAGTCTTTTGTTGAAGCATCTCAAGCCAGACAGCAGCAAATACAAGCAAAATCTAGAGAACGAGAAAAACAATGTGTGAAGACAAGCATGGGAAAGGTGACCAGCACTCCACTCAGGTCAATTTCAAATTCAACCATGACCAAGAAAATGCAGAAATCCTGTACATCCAGTCTTCTTACAAAGAAAACACCAG cTTTACTTCAAGACAAGAAAGCACTGCAGAAAGAACATAGTCAAAGAAATAGAAg ATTGTATGAGAAATTACCAGAAGTTCAGCAAAAGCGCCAAGAAGAAAGCAGGCAAGCTTTCTATGCTGCAAACCAAAGCAAGGCAAAGCTTTACAGTCAG CGTTTACGTGTACAGAAACAGAAGAATCAAGGTAGGATATCTGGCTCTATAGACTACTTGGGTActgaaattaattag
- the LOC134196581 gene encoding uncharacterized protein LOC134196581 isoform X2 yields MDVETTRRQRMAERRKARIQEVRRQEKQLASLVRENYQQSFEREREIIAAHLKADHLQGEEMKYQAAKQAYQQALVDLGRSHNLAILTNIEQANSGRIRKLMEGRKRAEERHAIALENLRKQRQQANQSEQEKCQRRKKVQLVENMRSMKVTAKPPPPQDIILNLAVGRGRRVRLTNVEGYSATYYHLNGERAHKETPDKQGNAFVAADQVEDLVNQKKEATAREQQERDEKARLRHHHACKEMRLKRDYSEMMDELAVLERGDRLHRQKMLQRLPKRVFVPPHRRMEEAAEMQREMERAFEEIAIQEECSSELNRSLDGQRQSPVLFVGPSAAVTSAAKPSVESTTEPDSSKEKPSDHETEGDTPAEIETPTSSKLEGTSDQDYNPMQKLLERVKAQRQAWTNYYQQRRTATSIPTTSSESSVNENEEKEEEDMVEEKDEEEVETEEQDDDDDGEQHTEETEEEEDMLTTACEEDDDKHELSVDYSKGQFASLAMPKKELCSNHTEGLALDNAVQPVFVKHEDVVMKSVTTDRAKSDGSNQHVPVSLSVESVDKEIDLQSVSYISPDDLLQHIHKQRKQYEDQRALMMSQYTFITDPSSRLDKSSTGTTEVLSSSCQEFPVLSHHNIPLVSVAGSVSQGDYLSISSAMSCSPMSREVTATLPLHMTSLYDSHVVAAPVVKHSPLQEHSVDGDSISHSIDGSLKTMSTGDQQAINTHLYDCNGVTTLSTLAKVSSGELPDLPCYKQCGEEKNVDVRFAGEEGQQLSHAGQLTSGTESQSALSSFALDQRSSYQQFSQEQELVALSSSRASSLTLENASQSQSQGSAAILLDDDGLEEQVHMPPAILLPSSSCHSPLSSDRHSLFSSNSGSLIDLSRCVDIAQAFQEPQDERLVACMQETDDMWLQEEAAMDLSTVNSTRSYSCQQQPWAFYLRTGIDPPQLENSNLSSQLFSEPGSFSDHSLPDFLQGSADVFSNGQLHQSKTPREEALKRPCAYSLQTEPDLSLLQSGGRNQGMAGEHSHSLSSGSQGEDIHNLHKGVSLQEAFARRKKSFVEASQARQQQIQAKSREREKQCVKTSMGKVTSTPLRSISNSTMTKKMQKSCTSSLLTKKTPALLQDKKALQKEHSQRNRRLYEKLPEVQQKRQEESRQAFYAANQSKAKLYSQRLRVQKQKNQE; encoded by the exons ATG GACGTCGAGACGACAAGACGCCAACGAATGGCCGAACGACGGAAAGCAAGAATACAAGAG GTTCGTCGTCAAGAAAAGCAGCTTGCATCTTTAGTTAGAGAAAACTATCAACAGAGTTTTGAACGAGAGAGGGAGATTATTGCAGCTCATCTTAAG GCCGATCATTTGCAAGGGGAAGAAATGAAGTATCAAGCAGCTAAACAAGCATATCAACAGGCTCTTGTGGATTTAGGGCGTTCACATAATTTAGCAATTCTCACTAATATT GAACAGGCAAACAGTGGCAGAATAAGGAAGCTAATGGAAGGAAGAAAAAG AGCTGAAGAAAGACATGCAATTGCTCTTGAAAAT ctTCGAAAGCAgagacaacaagcaaatcagaGTGAGCAAGAGAAATGTCAAAGAAG GAAGAAGGTACAACTTGTAGAAAATATGAGGTCAATGAAAGTGACAGCAAAACCACCACCGCCACAAGACATCATACTG AATCTTGCTGTCGGCAGAGGGCGTCGTGTACGTCTCACCAATGTTGAAGGCTACTCTGCTACATATTATCACTTGAATGGGGAAAGAGCACACAAAGAGacaccagacaaacag GGAAATGCATTTGTGGCAGCTGATCAAGTGGAAGATTTGGTGAATCAAAAGAAAGAG GCGACTgcaagagaacaacaagagAGGGATGAAAAGGCTAGGTTACGACATCACCATGCATGCAAAGAGATGAGACTGAAGAGG GATTATAGCGAAATGATGGATGAGTTGGCTGTCTTAGAACGAGGAGATCGTCTGCACAGGCAGAAAATGCTTCAGAGATTGCCT AAGAGAGTGTTTGTTCCTCCTCACAGACGGATGGAGGAAGCTGCTGAAATGCAACGAGAAATGGAGAGAGCTTTTGAAGAGATTGCTATTCAAGAAG AGTGTTCAAGTGAGCTGAATAGAAGCCTGGATGGACAAAGGCAGAGTCCTGTG CTTTTTGTTGGCCCCTCTGCTGCTGTAACCTCAGCAGCTAAACCTTCTGTTGAATCAACCACAGAACCTGACAGCAGCAAGGAAAAACCTTCTGATCATGAAACCGAGGGCGACACACCTGCTGAGATTGAAacacctactagtagtaaACTGGAAGGCACATCAGATCAAGATTACA ATCCCATGCAGAAGCTGTTGGAACGTGTTAAAGCACAGCGTCAGGCATGGACCAACTACTACCAACAGAGAAGGACAGCAACAAGTATTCCAACAACATCAAGTGAAAGTAGTGTGAATGAGAATGAGGAGAAGGAGGAAGAGGACATGGTAGAGGAAAAGGATGAAGAGGAGGTCGAGACTGAGGAAcaggatgatgatgatgatggcgAGCAACAcacagaagaaacagaggaaGAGGAGGACATGCTGACAACTGCCTGCGAAGAGGATGATGACAAACACGAACTATCAGT AGATTACTCAAAGGGGCAGTTTGCTAGTCTTGCTATGCCAAAGAAAGAACTCTGCAGCAATCACACTGAGGGTCTGGCACT TGACAATGCAGTACAGCCAGTCTTTGTGAAGCATGAGGATGTTGTAATGAAGTCAGTCACTACAGACAGGGCAAAGAGTGATGGTAGCAACCAACATGTTCCAGTCTCATTATCTGTTGAATCTGTTGATAAAGAAATTGACTTGCAGTCAGTAAGCTACATCTCACCAGATGACCTACTTCAACacatccacaagcaaagaaaacaATATGAAGATCAACGTGCTTTAATGATGTCACAATATACATTTATAACAGACCCGTCATCTAGACTTGATAAATCTTCAACAGGAACAACTGAAGTTTTATCCTCTTCTTGCCAAGAATTCCCTGTTCTCTCACATCATAACATCCCTCTTGTTTCTGTGGCCGGCTCTGTTTCGCAGGGTGATTATTTGTCTATTTCCAGTGCTATGTCTTGCTCTCCAATGTCAAGGGAAGTCACTGCAACTTTGCCACTTCATATGACATCATTGTATGACAgtcatgttgttgctgcaccTGTAGTAAAGCATTCACCCTTGCAGGAACATTCAGTGGATGGAGACAGCATCTCACACTCTATAGATGGGAGTTTAAAGACCATGTCAACAGGTGACCaacaagcaatcaatacaCATTTGTATGATTGCAATGGTGTAACTACTCTCTCAACATTAGCAAAGGTTTCCAGTGGTGAACTGCCAGATTTACCATGCTACAAGCAGTGTGGAGAAGAGAAAAATGTTGATGTGAGGTTTGCTGGTGAGGAAGGCCAGCAGTTGTCTCATGCAGGTCAATTAACTTCAGGGACTGAAAGTCAAAGTGCTCTGTCATCATTTGCATTAGATCAACGTAGTAGTTATCAGCAATTTTCTCAAGAGCAAGAGCTTGTAGCTTTATCTTCTTCTCGTGCATCGTCTCTAACATTAGAGAATGCTTCCCAATCTCAATCACAAGGTTCAGCAGCTATCTTGTTGGATGACGATGGACTAGAAGAACAGGTCCACATGCCTCCTGCTATTTTGCTGCCATCCAGTAGCTGTCATTCACCACTCAGCAGTGACAGACACTCACTATTTAGCAGCAACAGTGGCAGCCTAATTGATTTAAGTCGTTGTGTAGACATTGCTCAAGCATTTCAAGAACCACAAGATGAGAGACTTGTGGCATGTATGCAAGAAACAGATGATATGTGGCTGCAAGAAGAAGCAGCTATGGATCTATCTACAGTTAATTCAACACGAAGTTATTCTTGCCAGCAGCAACCATGGGCTTTTTACCTGAGAACAGGTATTGACCCACCTCAGTTAGAAAACAGCAATTTGAGTAGCCAATTGTTTTCTGAACCCGGATCTTTTTCTGATCATTCATTGCCTGACTTCCTTCAAGGATCTGCGGATGTCTTTTCTAATGGTCAGTTGCACCAATCCAAAACACCAAGGGAAGAGGCTTTAAAAAGACCTTGTGCATATAGTCTTCAGACAGAGCCAGACTTGTCCCTTCTTCAATCAGGTGGTAGGAATCAGGGGATGGCAGGAGAACACAGTCATTCTTTGTCGTCAGGGAGTCAAGGAGAGGACATACATAACCTGCACAAAGGAGTTTCACTGCAAGAAGCATTTGCAAGACGTAAAAAGTCTTTTGTTGAAGCATCTCAAGCCAGACAGCAGCAAATACAAGCAAAATCTAGAGAACGAGAAAAACAATGTGTGAAGACAAGCATGGGAAAGGTGACCAGCACTCCACTCAGGTCAATTTCAAATTCAACCATGACCAAGAAAATGCAGAAATCCTGTACATCCAGTCTTCTTACAAAGAAAACACCAG cTTTACTTCAAGACAAGAAAGCACTGCAGAAAGAACATAGTCAAAGAAATAGAAg ATTGTATGAGAAATTACCAGAAGTTCAGCAAAAGCGCCAAGAAGAAAGCAGGCAAGCTTTCTATGCTGCAAACCAAAGCAAGGCAAAGCTTTACAGTCAG CGTTTACGTGTACAGAAACAGAAGAATCAAG AATAG
- the LOC134196581 gene encoding uncharacterized protein LOC134196581 isoform X3: MDVETTRRQRMAERRKARIQEVRRQEKQLASLVRENYQQSFEREREIIAAHLKADHLQGEEMKYQAAKQAYQQALVDLGRSHNLAILTNIEQANSGRIRKLMEGRKRAEERHAIALENLRKQRQQANQSEQEKCQRRKKVQLVENMRSMKVTAKPPPPQDIILNLAVGRGRRVRLTNVEGYSATYYHLNGERAHKETPDKQGNAFVAADQVEDLVNQKKEATAREQQERDEKARLRHHHACKEMRLKRDYSEMMDELAVLERGDRLHRQKMLQRLPKRVFVPPHRRMEEAAEMQREMERAFEEIAIQEECSSELNRSLDGQRQSPVLFVGPSAAVTSAAKPSVESTTEPDSSKEKPSDHETEGDTPAEIETPTSSKLEGTSDQDYNPMQKLLERVKAQRQAWTNYYQQRRTATSIPTTSSESSVNENEEKEEEDMVEEKDEEEVETEEQDDDDDGEQHTEETEEEEDMLTTACEEDDDKHELSVDYSKGQFASLAMPKKELCSNHTEGLALDNAVQPVFVKHEDVVMKSVTTDRAKSDGSNQHVPVSLSVESVDKEIDLQSVSYISPDDLLQHIHKQRKQYEDQRALMMSQYTFITDPSSRLDKSSTGTTEVLSSSCQEFPVLSHHNIPLVSVAGSVSQGDYLSISSAMSCSPMSREVTATLPLHMTSLYDSHVVAAPVVKHSPLQEHSVDGDSISHSIDGSLKTMSTAKVSSGELPDLPCYKQCGEEKNVDVRFAGEEGQQLSHAGQLTSGTESQSALSSFALDQRSSYQQFSQEQELVALSSSRASSLTLENASQSQSQGSAAILLDDDGLEEQVHMPPAILLPSSSCHSPLSSDRHSLFSSNSGSLIDLSRCVDIAQAFQEPQDERLVACMQETDDMWLQEEAAMDLSTVNSTRSYSCQQQPWAFYLRTGIDPPQLENSNLSSQLFSEPGSFSDHSLPDFLQGSADVFSNGQLHQSKTPREEALKRPCAYSLQTEPDLSLLQSGGRNQGMAGEHSHSLSSGSQGEDIHNLHKGVSLQEAFARRKKSFVEASQARQQQIQAKSREREKQCVKTSMGKVTSTPLRSISNSTMTKKMQKSCTSSLLTKKTPALLQDKKALQKEHSQRNRRLYEKLPEVQQKRQEESRQAFYAANQSKAKLYSQRLRVQKQKNQGRISGSIDYLGTEIN; encoded by the exons ATG GACGTCGAGACGACAAGACGCCAACGAATGGCCGAACGACGGAAAGCAAGAATACAAGAG GTTCGTCGTCAAGAAAAGCAGCTTGCATCTTTAGTTAGAGAAAACTATCAACAGAGTTTTGAACGAGAGAGGGAGATTATTGCAGCTCATCTTAAG GCCGATCATTTGCAAGGGGAAGAAATGAAGTATCAAGCAGCTAAACAAGCATATCAACAGGCTCTTGTGGATTTAGGGCGTTCACATAATTTAGCAATTCTCACTAATATT GAACAGGCAAACAGTGGCAGAATAAGGAAGCTAATGGAAGGAAGAAAAAG AGCTGAAGAAAGACATGCAATTGCTCTTGAAAAT ctTCGAAAGCAgagacaacaagcaaatcagaGTGAGCAAGAGAAATGTCAAAGAAG GAAGAAGGTACAACTTGTAGAAAATATGAGGTCAATGAAAGTGACAGCAAAACCACCACCGCCACAAGACATCATACTG AATCTTGCTGTCGGCAGAGGGCGTCGTGTACGTCTCACCAATGTTGAAGGCTACTCTGCTACATATTATCACTTGAATGGGGAAAGAGCACACAAAGAGacaccagacaaacag GGAAATGCATTTGTGGCAGCTGATCAAGTGGAAGATTTGGTGAATCAAAAGAAAGAG GCGACTgcaagagaacaacaagagAGGGATGAAAAGGCTAGGTTACGACATCACCATGCATGCAAAGAGATGAGACTGAAGAGG GATTATAGCGAAATGATGGATGAGTTGGCTGTCTTAGAACGAGGAGATCGTCTGCACAGGCAGAAAATGCTTCAGAGATTGCCT AAGAGAGTGTTTGTTCCTCCTCACAGACGGATGGAGGAAGCTGCTGAAATGCAACGAGAAATGGAGAGAGCTTTTGAAGAGATTGCTATTCAAGAAG AGTGTTCAAGTGAGCTGAATAGAAGCCTGGATGGACAAAGGCAGAGTCCTGTG CTTTTTGTTGGCCCCTCTGCTGCTGTAACCTCAGCAGCTAAACCTTCTGTTGAATCAACCACAGAACCTGACAGCAGCAAGGAAAAACCTTCTGATCATGAAACCGAGGGCGACACACCTGCTGAGATTGAAacacctactagtagtaaACTGGAAGGCACATCAGATCAAGATTACA ATCCCATGCAGAAGCTGTTGGAACGTGTTAAAGCACAGCGTCAGGCATGGACCAACTACTACCAACAGAGAAGGACAGCAACAAGTATTCCAACAACATCAAGTGAAAGTAGTGTGAATGAGAATGAGGAGAAGGAGGAAGAGGACATGGTAGAGGAAAAGGATGAAGAGGAGGTCGAGACTGAGGAAcaggatgatgatgatgatggcgAGCAACAcacagaagaaacagaggaaGAGGAGGACATGCTGACAACTGCCTGCGAAGAGGATGATGACAAACACGAACTATCAGT AGATTACTCAAAGGGGCAGTTTGCTAGTCTTGCTATGCCAAAGAAAGAACTCTGCAGCAATCACACTGAGGGTCTGGCACT TGACAATGCAGTACAGCCAGTCTTTGTGAAGCATGAGGATGTTGTAATGAAGTCAGTCACTACAGACAGGGCAAAGAGTGATGGTAGCAACCAACATGTTCCAGTCTCATTATCTGTTGAATCTGTTGATAAAGAAATTGACTTGCAGTCAGTAAGCTACATCTCACCAGATGACCTACTTCAACacatccacaagcaaagaaaacaATATGAAGATCAACGTGCTTTAATGATGTCACAATATACATTTATAACAGACCCGTCATCTAGACTTGATAAATCTTCAACAGGAACAACTGAAGTTTTATCCTCTTCTTGCCAAGAATTCCCTGTTCTCTCACATCATAACATCCCTCTTGTTTCTGTGGCCGGCTCTGTTTCGCAGGGTGATTATTTGTCTATTTCCAGTGCTATGTCTTGCTCTCCAATGTCAAGGGAAGTCACTGCAACTTTGCCACTTCATATGACATCATTGTATGACAgtcatgttgttgctgcaccTGTAGTAAAGCATTCACCCTTGCAGGAACATTCAGTGGATGGAGACAGCATCTCACACTCTATAGATGGGAGTTTAAAGACCATGTCAACAG CAAAGGTTTCCAGTGGTGAACTGCCAGATTTACCATGCTACAAGCAGTGTGGAGAAGAGAAAAATGTTGATGTGAGGTTTGCTGGTGAGGAAGGCCAGCAGTTGTCTCATGCAGGTCAATTAACTTCAGGGACTGAAAGTCAAAGTGCTCTGTCATCATTTGCATTAGATCAACGTAGTAGTTATCAGCAATTTTCTCAAGAGCAAGAGCTTGTAGCTTTATCTTCTTCTCGTGCATCGTCTCTAACATTAGAGAATGCTTCCCAATCTCAATCACAAGGTTCAGCAGCTATCTTGTTGGATGACGATGGACTAGAAGAACAGGTCCACATGCCTCCTGCTATTTTGCTGCCATCCAGTAGCTGTCATTCACCACTCAGCAGTGACAGACACTCACTATTTAGCAGCAACAGTGGCAGCCTAATTGATTTAAGTCGTTGTGTAGACATTGCTCAAGCATTTCAAGAACCACAAGATGAGAGACTTGTGGCATGTATGCAAGAAACAGATGATATGTGGCTGCAAGAAGAAGCAGCTATGGATCTATCTACAGTTAATTCAACACGAAGTTATTCTTGCCAGCAGCAACCATGGGCTTTTTACCTGAGAACAGGTATTGACCCACCTCAGTTAGAAAACAGCAATTTGAGTAGCCAATTGTTTTCTGAACCCGGATCTTTTTCTGATCATTCATTGCCTGACTTCCTTCAAGGATCTGCGGATGTCTTTTCTAATGGTCAGTTGCACCAATCCAAAACACCAAGGGAAGAGGCTTTAAAAAGACCTTGTGCATATAGTCTTCAGACAGAGCCAGACTTGTCCCTTCTTCAATCAGGTGGTAGGAATCAGGGGATGGCAGGAGAACACAGTCATTCTTTGTCGTCAGGGAGTCAAGGAGAGGACATACATAACCTGCACAAAGGAGTTTCACTGCAAGAAGCATTTGCAAGACGTAAAAAGTCTTTTGTTGAAGCATCTCAAGCCAGACAGCAGCAAATACAAGCAAAATCTAGAGAACGAGAAAAACAATGTGTGAAGACAAGCATGGGAAAGGTGACCAGCACTCCACTCAGGTCAATTTCAAATTCAACCATGACCAAGAAAATGCAGAAATCCTGTACATCCAGTCTTCTTACAAAGAAAACACCAG cTTTACTTCAAGACAAGAAAGCACTGCAGAAAGAACATAGTCAAAGAAATAGAAg ATTGTATGAGAAATTACCAGAAGTTCAGCAAAAGCGCCAAGAAGAAAGCAGGCAAGCTTTCTATGCTGCAAACCAAAGCAAGGCAAAGCTTTACAGTCAG CGTTTACGTGTACAGAAACAGAAGAATCAAGGTAGGATATCTGGCTCTATAGACTACTTGGGTActgaaattaattag